The Lycium barbarum isolate Lr01 chromosome 11, ASM1917538v2, whole genome shotgun sequence genome contains the following window.
AAAAAATTAAACCTTGACattaatataaatataatttACTATATCTATTTACTGATAAAATTaatgtaaaatttattttttatatatcatAGAATTAATTTTGAGGCCTTAAATTATCAGGCCCCTAAAGCAAGTGCAGATACTTCTTACTCCGTAGCATTCACAATGTAGCTTTAAGGAGTTAAGAGGGTTTTGTTTAGCGGGAAAAATTTGTGTGACAAGAGTATTACCCTGCCACTTGTGTGAACCTCGATATTTTGTACTCTCCTTTATATAGTAGATTACTCATCTTCGCTAGTGGATGTAGATCAATTAAGTGAATTACATTAAATTTTTATCTCTCTTTTGGTATATTTCTCTTTTATTGTCTGATTTATCATTGTCCGAGATTTACTCTGTTAGCTTTTTGACCTGTTTATTTCGATCCTGACAGGTACTTCAAGCCTCCTATTCCACAAGAAGGAAGCAAAGAAGATAAATTTCTCTCCAAGAGGTTTGTTATCAAAGAGGCTGCTATATTGAGGCTCAAAGAGAAATTTGCAAGCTTCATTGATTCAGGTGCTTTGGATTTTAAACCTTCAAGAGTTGAGATGATCTCAGCACTGTTATGGAGAGCTTTAATCCGTGCTTCGGAAGCAATAAATGGGAACTTGAGACCTTCTATGATGGGCTTTCCGCTGAACTTGCGCTCTAAAATTAACTTACCTGAAATAAACAAATCCGTGGGGAATTTGGCAATTGATGTTCCAGTGAAATTCATACCCGGGGAGACACAAATGGAGTTACAACATCTTGTAAAATTGATCAGGGATGCAGTGACAAAAGTTGTTGCTTCATGTTCCGAGGCTTCACCAGACGAGATAGTCTCACACGTGGCGAACTTATATAATGAAAGTTTTCAAGCACCAGAATGGGGAGGCAACGATGACGTTGACAAATTTACGTGTTCAAGTTTATGTAGGTTTCCTATGCAAGATGCTGATTTTGGTTCGGGAAAACCATGCTTGATGTTTTTTGGATTGAAAGATATAAATATGTTTTGGTTGCACGATACGGTTTGTCGTACTGGTGTTGGCCTACAAGTCGACTTGGATGAAAGGCACTTGCAGTTATTTGAATCTGACCCCGATCTTAAGGCTTTCATCGAGCACTTTGTCTAGATACTTCCTCCGATCCAAAATAAATGAAgttttggggtttttttttttttttccttttatccAAAATAAATGAATTGTTCAAATCCCCAAGAGGTATTTCTGTGTTGTTTTCTGGATTAATAAAGTGTTGCTACTACGAATGTATCCCTTTTTGGTGCATTAATTAACATGAAAAAATCTACCCATTTGCTACTCTCAGTGTTTTACAGAGCCTTTTCCAAACACGTCCCATAGCAGAGCAGGGCACTTGTAAAATGTCCTGGGCTCAGCTTGGGGCTTAGGTTTTGACTCTGTGCTTGAAATATGTTTTACTTTCAACACTCGAGGCTCGCTCAACTGTTCCTACGAAAGTCACGTGCCAAATTTTACTAATATTATTGGCTCTCAAAATTCTTAACAAATGCATGATAAACGTGTTATTCATTTATAGAAAAGAGAGGATTGTGAATAACTCGAATACCCAGTCATAATACTCATATTTTCTTATTAAGAACTCCGTGAGGGTGATTATCACTtgaatatttcttttaaaaatatatcATAGAAATTTTGCATCTTCACTTGTTATTGATTTTCGTCTTAGTTCTACATCTATCAAAATATCACATTTTTATTGCTGAAAtttttatcttcacttgttgatTTTCATGTCTTAGTTTTATAACTCTCAAAATATCATATTATTATTAATTTCGTTCTTGAAAGTAATTTTGGATttattcatgaaaaaaaaaagagtagtgTTTAAATCATAGTAATGATAAAGTTTGTCAAAGAAGGTCTTAATATTAAACCTTTGGGTTGTTAAAAagtaagtggtcgtttggtaggtaGTCAAAATTATC
Protein-coding sequences here:
- the LOC132618356 gene encoding acetyl-CoA-benzylalcohol acetyltransferase-like codes for the protein MDSIHVEILSTKLIKPSSPTPPHLQCYKLSFFDQIANKELVPLVLLYPPCNNNSIKDAEMDERLEQSFSKILTRVHPAAGRYAEDGCSVLCLDQGVPYTKAKVNCKLDNFLEQVARDGHELTVQLWPHDIKDVDDTNLFTAPIFTVQITKFECGAMAVAISISHPVMDGFTTMSSMFEWANACRLGTPIDKINNYLSFNAGDIFPTRDLSRYFKPPIPQEGSKEDKFLSKRFVIKEAAILRLKEKFASFIDSGALDFKPSRVEMISALLWRALIRASEAINGNLRPSMMGFPLNLRSKINLPEINKSVGNLAIDVPVKFIPGETQMELQHLVKLIRDAVTKVVASCSEASPDEIVSHVANLYNESFQAPEWGGNDDVDKFTCSSLCRFPMQDADFGSGKPCLMFFGLKDINMFWLHDTVCRTGVGLQVDLDERHLQLFESDPDLKAFIEHFV